The Alnus glutinosa chromosome 1, dhAlnGlut1.1, whole genome shotgun sequence region aatttgtgaaGAACTCATGAACAGAAACCACTTCTCTAGATGCAGCAACTAATGCTAATTGCAATCGGTGAGCAAAACAATGAACATAGTATGCATAAGGACAATCATTAAGAAATCATGCCTGCAATCCTTCCATTCACCACGCATATTGCTAGCACCATCATATCCTTGTCCACAAATATTTTGAATGTCAAGTCCATGATGAGAAAGAACATCAGATATTTTATTCTTGAGAGTCAATGCCGATGTATCTTTAACATGAACAAGATCAAAGAAGCGTTCTTGTATAAAACCatatttgtcaacaaatctcaaaacaatAGCTATTTGTTCTCTTTTAGACTCATCTCGtgcttcatcaacaataatacaaaatttagagtCTCCAATATCTTTACGAATTTTATCTCGCACTTTACTTGCCATGACTTGCAAAATCTCCTTTTGAATTCTATGTGAAGTATACTTTGCAGATTTAGGAGCATTTTCCAAAACAACTGTTGCAACTTTTTCATTATATGATGCCAAAATTTTAATCATCTCAAGAAAATTATCTCGATTTTTTGAATCAAGAATctcatcatgacctctaaaAGCACATCCTTGAAATGCAAGCCACCGAACAACATCAATAGAAGTTTTTACACGTAAtcgattattttgaatttgttcaGTACTTTGTGCATTCAATAATTTATCGATATGCTGTGATTGTTGTTTTAAATCCTCACAAGATTTCACAGCATTATTATGGGGTGAACAAAGATCCTCTCCAATATGAGTCAAAAAGGCACATTTCTTTCCATCGTGaacctttttccaatttctaaatCCCTTGGTGATAAATACATCCCATCCATGACGTCCAACTAGTTTCATTGTAAAAAGATAACATGGTAGACAATATGCGGCATCCGTAGTAGGAGAATACTCAAGCCAAGATGAAAATTGTGTAAACCATGAAGCTTGAAAACGACGGGGATGATTTTCTGGTCCAGAAAATGGATAGTCTTGACGCAAAATTTGATATGGACGTGCTTTCAAATAAGCCATTCTTATTTCATCACGTCGATTGACTGGATAGTCCCACATCGAAGGACGTTTTCCTGGATCCCGTTCTATAGAAAAACCATCAACTTCGTTAACATTAAGCGTGGAGGATTTAAAAGGAATCTCTTGAGCTTCCACAATTAGAGATTCATAAGGATGTTCTTCAACTTCAATCCTTTGAGATTTAAGAGGACGTTCTTTGAGATTTGAAGTTTCAGCattaaaattcaatggtggattacTTTCTGGAAcatcaacttcttttcttttgaagaatgACTCGATAGTTTTAAACTTTGACATGCTTGATGAACCTAAATTttccaaattaaattacaaccccataagatacaatcaaactatcaaacaaaacaaaacaaaaaaaaattatcagagTCTAACAAGTAACAATCAtacaaactaaaataaaaaggccaaaaaaaacaagagtctatataacactaaactaaaaataataatatgaaaaactaaaaacttcaaaactagCATCATTGATAATTTCATAAataacccaaaaccaaaaaatattctGAAAATTTGAATAGAGAAATTACCTTGTAGACAAAAGTCACAAGATCAGCACAAGTATAATAGAGAAGTAATgcccaaaaataatgaaaaacctCTTGTCCTCTTCCTTCTTATGCTCTTCAAGACTTCAACACCTGCAAATTAGCCAAACCTCAaaactaaccttttttttttaaaaaaaaaaaaaagagaaaaaagtttttcatactcattgaacactaaaaaaaatacctcaaaaaAATGTCAACTTCCACACTTCAAAATTTCTGAGTTTCACACTTTCACACTTTCACTTCAACTCCTTTTTCCACCATAGGTCCACAGGTCCACAGCCACAAAACTCACGGTACTCACCAGTCGGCAGTCACCAGCAGTGGCACAGTGcaggcttttctttttttttttttttttttcgttcgtTTGTTCGttctttcgttctttttttgttttttttttttttttctcttctatcatttcatttcttgagCCGTGCGTGCTTGATGTACTGCAGCCTGCAAGGCAGCAGGTGAGATGGGCTGTGGATTGATGAAGCGACTGATGGAGTGTAACTGTGTAAGCAATGAACTGATTCCAGATTGAAAAAACCATGCTGTGggccccttaaaaaaaaaaaaaaaaaaaaaaaaaaaaaaaaaaaaaaaaaaaagctattggATAGTAATGATGATTATGGTGGGGCCAAGTTTGAATTAACCTTAGAACTTAgtatagtaaattttttttttttttttttttttttttttttttttttttttttttcaggagcCAGCAGGGGCCACGGCCCCTGCTGGCCCCAACGCTAGTCCGCCATTGCCAacatgagaaatgttagagcatctcctggtgttctcctggattggcatagatgtaattaaaaaattacatctataccATTCCAGAAGAACATTAGGAGAACACCagaagatgctctagcattcctctatCCAACATAATGTTAGACttatttaaaatgaatgaataaataaatatattcattattttgggtatttcaaataattatgaaaactaTTGTGTATCTCTTATGtgcatttatttgaaagattGGAAATCTTTCAAAGTTAATCCAAAATTTTAGATGGAAAACCAAAATTTGGAAGTGGAGGGAGAAAAGTTTGTCTCACAATGGTCTAGATACAAAGATGTCAACTTGCTTATAAGGAATCCTTCTTACTTAACGATTAATTGagtaataaagaagagagctaGCCGCCCGCGTTACATATATGCAAGGGTAATGGACTTTGGGCGCTATGAGGCGCACTTTACACGTGCAATGAACTCtaatttattttggaaaataagAAGTTTACTATGACTAGTCTTGGTCGACTGAGCTAATGCATCATAACCCCCATACAAAATCCTGAGAGCCTCGATAGAAGGCTCGGTCAACCAAGCCTACCGTTGCAGATGCGATCGATATTAAAGAGAAATTTGAATGTTTCTAACCGTCGGAAGGGTTTAATATGCGATTTATGGTTTCTATTAAAGTGTATTATATTTGGTGGTTATAATTCGTAATTattagataaaataattttggacCAGGATG contains the following coding sequences:
- the LOC133861009 gene encoding uncharacterized protein LOC133861009, whose product is MSKFKTIESFFKRKEVDVPESNPPLNFNAETSNLKERPLKSQRIEVEEHPYESLIVEAQEIPFKSSTLNVNEVDGFSIERDPGKRPSMWDYPVNRRDEIRMAYLKARPYQILRQDYPFSGPENHPRRFQASWFTQFSSWLEYSPTTDAAYCLPCYLFTMKLVGRHGWDVFITKGFRNWKKVHDGKKCAFLTHIGEDLCSPHNNAVKSCEDLKQQSQHIDKLLNAQSTEQIQNNRLRVKTSIDVVRWLAFQGCAFRGHDEILDSKNRDNFLEMIKILASYNEKVATVVLENAPKSAKYTSHRIQKEILQVMASKVRDKIRKDIGDSKFCIIVDEARDESKREQIAIVLRFVDKYGFIQERFFDLVHVKDTSALTLKNKISDVLSHHGLDIQNICGQGYDGANCPYAYYVHCFAHRLQLALVAASREVVSVHEFFTNLNFIINMVGASCKRHDQLQAAQAEKIAHMRAIGDLETGKGTNQIGTLKRAGDTRWGSHYNSICSLINMFDATCSVLEIIRREGANYSQRGDTNAAYKMITSFEFIFILHLMKEIMGITDVLCQALQQKSQDILNAINSVSTAKKLIQKLRDDDWEKLLESIVSFSKKFEIDIPDLSAHYIEGRGRNQRNHITVEHYYHFDIFNAAIDFQLQELNCRFGERAVRLLTLSSALDPKDGYKSFKIDDICSLAEVYYPLDFSEQEKINLEFQLKYFELDVHNDLKLQNLSSVAELCQGLVETGKSKTYYLIDRLIRLVLTLPVSTATTERAFSAMKIVKTRLHNKMKDEFLANSLVVYIEREIAESFNLDSILDDFVSLKGRKLGF